The following proteins are encoded in a genomic region of Burkholderia pyrrocinia:
- the tsaB gene encoding tRNA (adenosine(37)-N6)-threonylcarbamoyltransferase complex dimerization subunit type 1 TsaB, translated as MSAMTQTVLLAIDTSTEYCSVALLRSAHADDAVSTPQTWARHELTGAVSSTRVLPAIQELFAESGLTLADCDAIAFGAGPGSFTGLRTATGITQGLAFGRGLPVVPIGTLLACAEHARLRAPGTTRVLAALDARMDEAYWADFAWDDSTGDWRTLHPASLDAPGAVGVPDVPFTLAGNAAAAFGAQLPAASRAAVIDGDALPHALAVAHAALRAFRAGRAVPADQAAPEYVRDKVAQTTAERVAARAAQTGGVKG; from the coding sequence ATATCGGCCATGACGCAAACAGTGCTCCTCGCCATCGATACGTCGACCGAATACTGCTCGGTCGCGCTGCTGCGCTCGGCTCATGCCGATGACGCCGTTTCCACCCCGCAAACCTGGGCCCGCCACGAGCTGACGGGCGCCGTGTCGAGCACGCGCGTGCTGCCGGCGATCCAGGAGCTCTTCGCCGAATCGGGGCTGACGCTCGCCGATTGCGACGCGATCGCGTTCGGCGCGGGCCCCGGTTCGTTCACGGGCCTGCGCACCGCGACGGGCATTACCCAGGGCCTCGCGTTCGGACGCGGGCTGCCGGTCGTGCCGATCGGCACGCTGCTCGCGTGCGCGGAGCACGCGCGGCTGCGCGCGCCCGGCACGACCCGCGTGCTTGCCGCGCTGGATGCGCGGATGGACGAAGCCTACTGGGCGGACTTCGCATGGGACGACAGTACCGGCGACTGGCGCACGCTGCATCCGGCTTCGCTCGATGCGCCGGGCGCCGTCGGCGTGCCCGATGTGCCATTCACGCTCGCGGGCAATGCGGCTGCCGCGTTCGGCGCGCAGTTGCCGGCCGCGTCGCGCGCGGCCGTGATCGACGGCGACGCGCTGCCGCACGCACTCGCGGTCGCGCATGCCGCGCTGCGCGCGTTCCGCGCCGGGCGTGCGGTGCCGGCCGATCAGGCCGCGCCTGAATACGTGCGCGACAAGGTCGCGCAGACGACCGCCGAGCGCGTCGCGGCACGGGCCGCGCAGACGGGCGGAGTGAAGGGATGA
- a CDS encoding DUF1853 family protein, with protein sequence MTTGAAFAFVDTLRDAAVRDLGWLLASPSLLTAAPGAPLAHPWPDAAGRSAVEAWLAALDAAPEPLRRALDGLRPVRLGRYAECLLEYFLTHGPSLRLVAANLPLRSNGLTLGEVDFLVDAPGGQRLHWELAVKCYLCAPVRDGASLADFVGPNLVDRLDRKRSRLLDHQLRLGDRDGFARLGYGAPSDAQMFIKGWLFYPHGAPLPPVSAEIAPDHPRGFWLTHAQWPAWAASQRAGVAWSVLPRLAWLAPRHVAADADFEPEPLAAAPELPPVLTVRQAPALIGIHEKGGDGTWRETARGFIVPDDWPARAQAFAAQDS encoded by the coding sequence ATGACGACCGGCGCGGCGTTCGCATTCGTCGATACGCTGCGCGACGCCGCGGTTCGCGATCTGGGCTGGCTTCTCGCCAGCCCGAGCCTGCTTACCGCGGCGCCCGGCGCGCCGCTTGCGCATCCGTGGCCGGATGCGGCCGGCCGGTCGGCCGTCGAAGCGTGGCTCGCCGCGCTCGATGCGGCGCCCGAGCCGCTGCGCCGCGCGCTCGACGGGTTGCGGCCCGTGCGGCTCGGCCGCTACGCGGAATGCCTGCTCGAGTATTTCCTCACGCACGGACCGTCGCTGCGGCTCGTCGCAGCCAATCTCCCGCTGCGCAGCAACGGCCTGACGCTCGGCGAAGTCGATTTTCTCGTTGATGCGCCGGGCGGGCAGCGCCTGCACTGGGAACTCGCGGTGAAGTGCTATCTGTGCGCGCCGGTGCGCGACGGCGCGTCGCTTGCCGATTTCGTCGGACCCAACCTCGTCGACCGGCTAGACCGCAAGCGCAGCCGGCTGCTCGACCACCAACTGCGGCTCGGCGATCGCGACGGGTTTGCGCGGCTCGGCTACGGTGCACCGTCCGACGCGCAGATGTTCATCAAGGGCTGGTTGTTCTATCCGCACGGCGCGCCGTTGCCGCCGGTGTCCGCGGAAATCGCGCCGGATCACCCGCGCGGTTTCTGGCTGACACATGCGCAGTGGCCGGCGTGGGCGGCGTCGCAGCGTGCCGGTGTCGCATGGAGCGTGTTGCCCCGGCTTGCGTGGCTCGCGCCGCGGCATGTTGCCGCCGACGCCGACTTCGAACCCGAACCGCTGGCGGCCGCACCCGAGCTGCCACCCGTGTTGACGGTGCGCCAGGCGCCTGCGCTGATCGGCATCCATGAAAAGGGCGGCGATGGCACGTGGCGCGAGACGGCGCGCGGCTTCATCGTGCCCGACGACTGGCCGGCGCGCGCGCAGGCGTTCGCGGCGCAGGACAGCTGA
- a CDS encoding acyl-CoA-binding protein yields the protein MSELTAQFDQAQIDVKQLTERPGNLTLLRLYALFKQATDGDAHGDKPGFTDIVGKYKYDAWDALKGTSQDAAKQQYIELVESLKNGTAS from the coding sequence ATGAGCGAACTCACCGCCCAATTCGACCAGGCCCAGATCGACGTCAAGCAGCTGACGGAACGGCCGGGCAACCTGACCCTGCTGCGCCTGTACGCGCTCTTCAAGCAGGCGACCGACGGCGATGCCCACGGCGACAAGCCGGGCTTCACCGACATCGTCGGCAAATATAAGTACGACGCATGGGACGCGCTGAAGGGCACGTCGCAGGATGCGGCGAAGCAGCAGTACATCGAACTCGTCGAATCGCTGAAAAACGGCACGGCATCCTGA
- the thiD gene encoding bifunctional hydroxymethylpyrimidine kinase/phosphomethylpyrimidine kinase, which translates to MTHPIPNILTIAGSDSGGGAGIQADLKTFSALGTYGASVITALTAQNTRGVTGVHAPDAAFVTAQLDAVFDDIRIDAVKIGMLANAAIVHAVADALRRYTPRFVVLDTVMISKSSHALLAPDAVDALRDVLLPLATVVTPNLPEAAALLGEAPATTEDDMVRQGQALLKTGARAVLMKGGHLPDASASPDWLVDAARTVRLDGPRVPVSNTHGTGCTLSSAIAALLPQQPDLESAVREAKAYLTGAIAASGHLDVGHGVGPVHHFHRWW; encoded by the coding sequence ATGACGCATCCGATACCCAACATCCTGACGATCGCCGGCTCCGATTCGGGCGGCGGTGCAGGCATCCAGGCCGACCTGAAGACGTTTTCCGCGCTCGGCACGTATGGCGCCAGCGTGATCACCGCGCTGACCGCACAGAACACGCGCGGCGTGACGGGCGTACACGCGCCGGACGCCGCGTTCGTGACCGCACAGCTCGACGCGGTGTTCGACGACATTCGCATCGATGCGGTCAAGATCGGGATGCTTGCGAACGCAGCGATCGTGCACGCGGTTGCCGACGCACTGCGGCGTTACACGCCGCGCTTCGTCGTGCTCGACACGGTGATGATCTCCAAGAGTTCGCACGCGCTGCTCGCGCCCGACGCGGTCGACGCGTTGCGCGATGTGCTGCTGCCGCTTGCGACCGTCGTCACGCCGAACCTGCCCGAAGCGGCCGCGCTGCTCGGCGAAGCGCCCGCGACCACTGAAGACGACATGGTCCGGCAAGGCCAGGCATTGCTGAAGACCGGCGCGCGCGCCGTGCTGATGAAAGGCGGCCACTTGCCCGATGCGTCCGCGAGCCCCGACTGGCTCGTCGATGCGGCGCGCACCGTGCGGCTCGACGGCCCGCGCGTGCCGGTCAGCAACACGCACGGCACGGGCTGCACGCTGTCATCCGCGATCGCCGCGCTGCTCCCGCAGCAGCCCGACCTCGAAAGCGCCGTGCGCGAAGCGAAGGCCTACCTGACCGGCGCGATCGCCGCGAGCGGCCACCTCGACGTCGGCCACGGCGTCGGCCCCGTCCATCACTTCCATCGCTGGTGGTAA
- the lplT gene encoding lysophospholipid transporter LplT — protein MKKGFYTIMAAQFFSSLADNALLIAAIALLKDLHAPNWMTPLLKLFFVLSYVVLAAYVGAFADSRPKGRVMFITNSIKVVGCMIMLFGAHPLIAYGIVGFGAAAYSPAKYGILTELLPADRLVAANGWIEGTTVSSIILGTVLGGALISPHIASHVIAHTPAWISTPAEAAMAIIMAIYVIAALFNLRIPDTGARYPKQERGPVKLLTDFADCFTVLWHDKLGQISLAVTTLFWGAGATLQFIVLKWAEVSLGMSLSEGALLQAVVAVGVAAGAIAAAARIPLKKSLTVLPVGIIMGIAVMLMAFYTRDLFPSHWALHVGHLRVPVYLIVAYLFLICVGALSGYFVVPMNALLQHRGHVLLSAGHSIAVQNFNENLSVLVMLCLYAVLVWLDVPVGVVIVLFGTFVCLTMWLVMRRHQANQRQFDSVALIGESRH, from the coding sequence ATGAAAAAAGGTTTTTACACCATCATGGCCGCGCAGTTTTTCTCGTCGCTGGCCGACAATGCGCTTCTCATCGCCGCCATCGCCCTGCTGAAAGACCTCCACGCCCCCAACTGGATGACACCGCTGCTGAAGCTGTTCTTCGTGTTGTCCTATGTGGTGTTGGCGGCGTATGTCGGTGCTTTCGCGGATTCGCGCCCGAAGGGCCGCGTGATGTTCATCACCAACTCGATCAAGGTGGTCGGCTGCATGATCATGCTGTTCGGCGCTCACCCGCTGATCGCGTACGGGATCGTCGGATTCGGCGCGGCGGCCTACTCGCCCGCGAAATACGGCATCCTCACCGAGCTGCTGCCGGCCGACCGGCTGGTCGCCGCGAACGGCTGGATCGAAGGCACGACCGTCAGCTCGATCATCCTCGGCACCGTGCTCGGCGGCGCGCTGATCAGCCCGCACATCGCGTCGCACGTGATCGCGCACACGCCCGCCTGGATCAGCACACCCGCCGAAGCGGCGATGGCGATCATCATGGCGATCTATGTGATCGCCGCACTGTTCAACCTGCGCATTCCCGATACGGGCGCCCGCTACCCGAAGCAGGAGCGCGGCCCGGTCAAGCTTCTTACCGATTTCGCCGACTGCTTCACGGTGCTGTGGCACGACAAGCTCGGCCAGATCTCGCTGGCGGTCACGACGCTGTTCTGGGGCGCGGGCGCGACGCTGCAGTTCATCGTGCTGAAATGGGCCGAGGTATCGCTCGGCATGTCGCTGTCCGAAGGCGCACTGTTGCAGGCAGTCGTAGCAGTCGGCGTCGCGGCCGGCGCGATCGCCGCCGCGGCCCGGATCCCGCTGAAGAAGTCGCTGACCGTGCTGCCCGTCGGCATCATCATGGGCATCGCGGTGATGCTGATGGCGTTCTACACGCGCGACCTGTTCCCGTCGCACTGGGCCCTGCACGTCGGCCACCTGCGCGTGCCCGTGTACCTGATCGTCGCTTACCTGTTCCTGATCTGCGTCGGCGCGCTGTCGGGCTACTTCGTCGTTCCGATGAACGCGCTGCTGCAGCATCGCGGCCACGTGCTGCTGTCGGCCGGCCACTCGATCGCGGTGCAGAACTTCAACGAGAACCTCTCCGTGCTCGTGATGCTGTGCCTGTATGCGGTGCTCGTGTGGCTCGACGTGCCGGTCGGCGTCGTGATCGTGCTGTTCGGCACATTCGTCTGCCTGACGATGTGGCTCGTGATGCGCCGCCACCAGGCGAACCAGCGCCAGTTCGATTCGGTCGCGCTGATCGGCGAATCGCGGCACTGA
- the alr gene encoding alanine racemase, translating into MPRPISATIHTAALANNLSVVRRFAGPSKVWAVVKANAYGHGLARAFPGLRGTDGFGLLDLDEAVKLRELGWAGPILLLEGFFRSTDIDVIDRYSLTTTVHNDEQMRMLETARLSKPVNVQLKMNSGMNRLGYVPEKYRAAWERARACPGIGQITLMTHFSDADNERGVAEQLATFERGAENIAGARSLANSAAVLWHPDTHFDWVRPGIVLYGASPSGLSSDIADTGLKPAMTLASELIAVQSIAKGQAIGYGSTFSAQAQMRVGVVACGYADGYPRVAPEGTPVIVDGIRTRIVGRVSMDMITVDLTPCPQAGVGARVELWGNVLPIDDVARHCGTIGYELMCAVAGRVPVRAE; encoded by the coding sequence ATGCCGCGCCCGATCTCCGCCACCATCCACACCGCCGCTCTCGCGAACAATCTCTCCGTCGTCCGCCGATTTGCCGGCCCGTCCAAGGTCTGGGCGGTCGTCAAGGCCAACGCGTACGGCCACGGTCTCGCACGCGCGTTTCCCGGCCTGCGCGGCACCGACGGCTTCGGCCTGCTCGATCTCGACGAGGCCGTGAAGCTGCGCGAGCTCGGCTGGGCCGGCCCGATCCTGCTGCTCGAAGGGTTCTTCCGCTCGACCGACATCGACGTGATCGACCGCTACAGCCTGACGACGACCGTCCATAACGACGAGCAGATGCGGATGCTGGAAACGGCACGGCTGTCGAAGCCCGTCAACGTGCAGCTCAAGATGAACAGCGGGATGAACCGGCTCGGCTACGTGCCGGAAAAATACCGCGCCGCATGGGAGCGCGCCCGCGCGTGCCCCGGCATCGGCCAGATCACGTTGATGACCCATTTTTCGGACGCGGACAACGAGCGCGGCGTCGCCGAGCAGCTCGCGACGTTCGAGCGCGGCGCGGAAAACATCGCCGGCGCGCGCAGTCTCGCGAACTCGGCCGCCGTGCTGTGGCACCCGGATACGCACTTCGACTGGGTGCGGCCGGGGATCGTGCTGTACGGCGCATCGCCGTCCGGGCTGTCGTCCGATATCGCCGACACGGGGCTGAAGCCCGCGATGACGCTCGCGTCCGAGCTGATCGCGGTGCAATCGATCGCGAAGGGCCAGGCAATCGGCTATGGCTCGACGTTCTCTGCGCAGGCCCAGATGCGGGTCGGCGTCGTCGCGTGCGGCTACGCGGACGGCTATCCGCGTGTCGCGCCCGAAGGCACGCCGGTGATCGTCGACGGCATCCGCACGCGGATCGTCGGCCGCGTGTCGATGGACATGATTACCGTCGACCTGACTCCGTGCCCGCAGGCCGGCGTCGGCGCGCGCGTCGAGCTGTGGGGCAATGTACTGCCGATCGACGACGTCGCCCGCCATTGCGGCACGATCGGTTACGAGCTGATGTGCGCGGTCGCCGGCCGCGTGCCCGTGCGCGCGGAATAA
- a CDS encoding uracil-DNA glycosylase, giving the protein MAWAEAALEEIGLAQIWVRRGQRADEGAAAEAPAAAQAGAADGVSVAADRPARAARTLAQDDAPPAREPGEPSRRVVDGDRAPAPAASADAMPPMDDAPPAGADDFAWFDAAPPGDPVPAAASRPAETPVAVLDWDALAARVADCTRCRLCEKRTNTVFGVGDREADWMLIGEAPGENEDKQGEPFVGQAGKLLDNMLQSLSLQRGDNVYIANVIKCRPPGNRNPEPDEVASCEPYLQRQVALVKPKLIVALGRFAAQTLLKTDASIASLRGRVHAYEGVPVIVTYHPAYLLRSLQDKSKAWADLCLARDTFRRAEGADANGPAGQ; this is encoded by the coding sequence ATGGCGTGGGCTGAAGCGGCGCTCGAGGAAATAGGCCTCGCGCAGATCTGGGTGCGGCGCGGGCAGCGCGCGGACGAAGGCGCGGCAGCCGAAGCGCCCGCCGCGGCGCAAGCCGGTGCGGCGGACGGCGTTTCCGTCGCCGCCGATCGGCCGGCGCGCGCGGCGCGTACGCTGGCGCAAGACGATGCACCGCCGGCACGCGAGCCGGGCGAGCCGTCGCGCCGTGTCGTCGATGGCGACCGCGCACCCGCGCCGGCCGCCTCGGCCGACGCGATGCCGCCGATGGACGACGCGCCGCCGGCCGGAGCAGACGATTTCGCGTGGTTCGACGCGGCGCCGCCGGGCGATCCCGTGCCGGCTGCCGCATCGCGTCCCGCAGAAACGCCGGTTGCCGTGCTCGACTGGGATGCACTGGCCGCGCGCGTGGCCGACTGCACACGCTGCCGGCTGTGCGAGAAGCGGACCAACACCGTATTCGGCGTCGGCGACCGCGAAGCGGACTGGATGCTGATCGGCGAAGCGCCGGGCGAGAACGAGGACAAGCAGGGCGAGCCGTTCGTCGGCCAGGCCGGCAAGCTGCTCGACAACATGCTGCAGTCGCTGTCGCTCCAGCGCGGCGACAACGTCTATATCGCGAACGTGATCAAGTGCCGGCCGCCCGGCAACCGCAATCCGGAACCGGACGAGGTCGCAAGCTGCGAGCCTTATCTGCAGCGCCAGGTCGCGCTCGTGAAGCCGAAGCTGATCGTCGCGCTCGGACGCTTCGCCGCGCAGACGTTGCTGAAGACGGACGCGAGCATCGCGTCGTTGCGCGGTCGCGTGCATGCCTACGAAGGCGTGCCGGTGATCGTTACCTACCACCCGGCGTACCTGTTGCGCAGCCTGCAGGACAAATCGAAGGCGTGGGCCGACCTGTGCCTCGCGCGCGACACGTTCCGGCGCGCAGAGGGTGCCGACGCGAACGGGCCGGCCGGGCAATGA
- the radA gene encoding DNA repair protein RadA, giving the protein MAKQKTVYVCSECGGQTPKWQGQCPSCQAWNTLVESVAESPSAHRFQSLAKRAPVQRLVDIEAADVPRFSTGIGEFDRVLGGGLVAGGVVLIGGDPGIGKSTLLLQSLADIASERRALYISGEESAAQIALRAQRLALLDGGTPAAELQLLAEIQLEKIQAAIDAERPDVAVIDSIQTVYSEALTSAPGSVAQVRECAAQLTRIAKQSGTAIIMVGHVTKEGNLAGPRVLEHIVDTVLYFEGDTHSSFRLVRAFKNRFGAVNELGVFAMTERGLRGVSNPSALFLSQHEQVVPGSCVLVTQEGTRPLLVEIQALVDTAHVPNPRRLAVGLEQNRLAMLLAVLHRHAGIACFDQDVFLNAVGGVKITEPAADLAVLLSIHSSMRNKALPKGLIVFGEVGLAGEIRPSPRGQERLREAAKLGFTSALIPKANMPKQAIEGLNVMAVERIEQAIDRVRDLE; this is encoded by the coding sequence GTGGCCAAACAGAAAACCGTCTATGTTTGCAGCGAGTGCGGCGGGCAGACCCCGAAGTGGCAGGGGCAATGTCCGTCGTGCCAAGCCTGGAACACGCTCGTCGAATCGGTCGCCGAGTCGCCGTCGGCCCACCGTTTCCAGTCGCTCGCGAAGCGGGCACCCGTACAGCGACTCGTCGACATCGAGGCGGCCGACGTGCCGCGCTTCTCGACGGGTATCGGCGAATTCGACCGCGTACTCGGCGGCGGGCTGGTCGCCGGCGGCGTCGTGCTGATCGGCGGTGACCCGGGCATCGGCAAGTCGACGCTGCTGCTGCAGTCGCTTGCGGACATCGCGAGCGAGCGGCGCGCGCTCTATATCAGTGGCGAGGAATCGGCCGCGCAGATCGCGTTGCGCGCGCAACGGCTTGCGCTGCTCGACGGCGGCACGCCGGCGGCCGAGCTGCAACTGCTCGCCGAGATCCAGCTCGAAAAGATCCAGGCCGCGATCGACGCGGAACGGCCGGACGTGGCCGTCATCGACTCGATCCAGACCGTCTATTCGGAGGCGCTCACGTCGGCGCCGGGCTCGGTCGCGCAGGTGCGCGAATGCGCGGCGCAGCTCACGCGCATCGCGAAACAGTCGGGTACCGCGATCATCATGGTCGGGCACGTGACGAAAGAGGGCAACCTGGCCGGCCCGCGCGTGCTCGAGCACATCGTCGACACGGTGCTGTATTTCGAGGGCGATACGCATTCGTCGTTCCGGCTCGTGCGCGCGTTCAAGAACCGCTTCGGCGCGGTCAACGAACTCGGCGTGTTTGCGATGACCGAGCGCGGGCTGCGCGGCGTCTCGAATCCGTCCGCGCTGTTCCTGTCGCAGCACGAGCAGGTCGTGCCCGGCTCGTGCGTGCTCGTCACGCAGGAAGGCACGCGCCCGCTGCTCGTCGAAATCCAGGCGCTCGTCGATACGGCGCACGTGCCGAACCCGCGCCGGCTCGCGGTCGGCCTCGAGCAGAACCGGCTCGCGATGCTGCTCGCGGTGCTGCACCGGCACGCGGGCATCGCGTGCTTCGATCAGGATGTATTCCTCAATGCAGTCGGCGGCGTGAAGATCACCGAGCCGGCCGCCGACCTTGCGGTGCTGCTCTCGATCCATTCGTCGATGCGCAACAAGGCGCTGCCGAAGGGGCTGATCGTGTTCGGCGAAGTGGGGCTGGCGGGCGAAATCCGGCCGTCCCCGCGCGGGCAGGAACGGCTGCGCGAGGCGGCGAAGCTCGGGTTTACGTCCGCGCTGATTCCGAAGGCGAATATGCCGAAACAGGCGATCGAAGGGCTGAACGTGATGGCCGTCGAGCGGATCGAGCAGGCGATCGACCGCGTGCGCGATCTCGAGTGA
- a CDS encoding DEAD/DEAH box helicase codes for MTSSINSSPLNAIADQALGHDAAAAPAALEPASDEPSFASLGLSPEIVSALEAAGYVKPTPVQQRAIPAGIAGRDLLVSSPTGSGKTAAFMLPAIERFAQLQKTLAQQPRAPREANAGDRRVRRPQPVSRPSLLVLTPTRELAMQVTTAASTYGKHLKRLRTVSILGGVAYGQQLMLLAKNPEILVATPGRLLDHLERGRIDLSELKMLVLDEADRMLDMGFIDDIETIVAATPASRQTMLFSATLDGKIGSLTGRLLKDPERIEIQQRLESRTNIAQTVHYVDDRDHKDRLLDHLLRDDALDQAIIFTATKIDADQLAGRLADAGFESAALHGDLPQGARNRTIRALRERKVRVLVATDVAARGIDIPGITHVFNYDLPKFAEDYVHRIGRTGRAGRSGTAVSLVHHAEQGALKRIERFVRSPLPVNVIEGFEPRKTPQRSGGTGGRGRPGGGNGGRRFGGKPGGGNSSNGRSYGGGNGGGNGGGWSGKPGGSRDGGPRRDGQRSGAPRRSNSAS; via the coding sequence ATGACTTCGAGCATTAACTCCAGCCCGCTCAACGCGATCGCCGACCAGGCGCTCGGTCACGATGCTGCCGCCGCACCGGCCGCGCTCGAACCGGCGTCGGACGAGCCGAGCTTCGCGTCGCTCGGGCTGTCGCCGGAGATCGTCTCCGCGCTGGAGGCCGCCGGCTATGTGAAGCCGACGCCGGTCCAGCAGCGTGCGATTCCGGCTGGCATCGCCGGCCGCGACCTGCTGGTGTCGAGCCCGACCGGTTCGGGCAAGACGGCCGCCTTCATGCTGCCCGCGATCGAACGTTTCGCGCAGCTCCAGAAGACGCTGGCGCAGCAGCCGCGCGCCCCGCGTGAAGCGAACGCCGGCGACCGCCGCGTCCGCCGCCCGCAGCCGGTCTCACGCCCGAGCCTGCTCGTGCTGACGCCGACCCGCGAACTCGCGATGCAGGTCACGACGGCCGCATCGACCTACGGCAAGCACCTCAAGCGCCTGCGCACCGTCAGCATCCTCGGCGGTGTCGCCTACGGCCAGCAGCTGATGCTGCTCGCGAAGAACCCGGAAATCCTGGTCGCGACGCCGGGCCGTCTGCTCGACCACCTCGAGCGCGGCCGCATCGACCTGTCCGAACTGAAGATGCTCGTGCTCGACGAAGCCGACCGCATGCTCGACATGGGCTTCATCGACGACATCGAAACCATCGTCGCGGCCACGCCCGCGTCGCGCCAGACGATGCTGTTCTCGGCCACGCTCGACGGCAAGATCGGTTCGCTGACGGGCCGCCTGCTGAAGGATCCGGAACGCATCGAGATCCAGCAGCGCCTCGAATCGCGCACGAACATCGCACAGACCGTGCATTACGTCGACGACCGCGATCACAAGGACCGCCTGCTCGATCACCTGCTGCGCGACGACGCGCTTGACCAGGCGATCATCTTCACGGCGACCAAGATCGATGCCGACCAGCTCGCCGGCCGCCTCGCCGACGCGGGCTTCGAATCGGCCGCGCTGCACGGCGACCTGCCGCAAGGCGCACGCAACCGCACGATCCGCGCACTGCGCGAGCGCAAGGTGCGCGTGCTCGTCGCGACCGACGTCGCGGCGCGCGGGATCGACATCCCGGGCATCACGCACGTGTTCAACTACGATCTGCCGAAGTTCGCGGAAGACTACGTGCACCGCATCGGCCGTACCGGCCGCGCGGGCCGTTCGGGCACCGCGGTGAGCCTCGTGCACCACGCCGAACAAGGCGCGCTCAAGCGCATCGAGCGCTTCGTGCGTTCGCCGCTGCCGGTCAACGTGATCGAAGGCTTCGAGCCGCGCAAGACACCCCAGCGCAGCGGCGGCACCGGTGGTCGCGGCCGTCCGGGCGGCGGCAACGGCGGTCGGCGTTTCGGCGGCAAGCCGGGCGGCGGCAATAGCAGCAACGGCCGCAGCTACGGCGGCGGCAATGGCGGCGGCAATGGCGGCGGCTGGAGCGGCAAGCCGGGCGGCAGCCGTGACGGCGGCCCGCGTCGCGACGGCCAGCGCAGCGGCGCCCCGCGTCGCAGCAATTCCGCGTCGTAA
- the rimI gene encoding ribosomal protein S18-alanine N-acetyltransferase, whose translation MTGVLLSDRYLAPMTDADLDEVVAIEQVAYEFPWSRGNFEDSLRNGYLGVCMRHVTGSLIGYCVLMPVIDEMHLLNLCVAPAAQHAGAGLALLREAVRISRAERLDGVLLEVRPSNPRAVHLYERFGFVTIGRRKNYYPAKHRSREDAIVMRLTLNKNEGDAHGVG comes from the coding sequence ATGACGGGTGTACTGCTGAGCGACCGCTATCTGGCGCCGATGACGGATGCCGATCTCGACGAAGTCGTCGCGATCGAGCAGGTCGCGTACGAATTCCCGTGGAGCCGCGGCAACTTCGAGGATTCGTTGCGCAACGGCTATCTGGGCGTGTGCATGCGGCACGTGACGGGTTCGCTCATCGGCTATTGCGTGTTGATGCCCGTGATCGACGAGATGCACCTGCTGAACCTGTGCGTCGCGCCGGCCGCGCAGCATGCGGGCGCTGGCCTCGCGCTGCTGCGCGAGGCCGTGCGCATTTCGCGCGCGGAGCGGCTCGACGGCGTGCTGCTCGAGGTGCGGCCGTCCAATCCGCGTGCGGTCCATCTGTACGAGCGCTTCGGCTTCGTGACGATCGGCCGGCGCAAGAACTACTATCCGGCGAAGCATCGCAGCCGGGAGGACGCGATCGTGATGCGTCTGACGCTGAACAAGAATGAGGGGGACGCGCATGGCGTGGGCTGA